Proteins encoded together in one Lathyrus oleraceus cultivar Zhongwan6 chromosome 5, CAAS_Psat_ZW6_1.0, whole genome shotgun sequence window:
- the LOC127078459 gene encoding uncharacterized protein LOC127078459 — translation MIVGNQQYVPEPPNEREKECIYKSQVLILVLVSGAGVKPQPQEKTVEQIDPQSSTDDGELNLTYLNYARIFRTCPWSKDPSDYLSWLDKVEKIKGDLWKEIGIFDLIQLSRVGPNIFPNMLLASLYFWDSTYNTFHLPCGMVTPTLFDATAIVGLRPNGIDFDPTNLNEDSIAFDTSFAPYSLFMSHYHDKDTTEVSDVEHIAFLTLWLTKYVFFSRSLQVAKRFITMANQFHAGTKLCLSEMILANLYESLSESVKFLKTIKDRGKINLSGPFWLLQLWLNATFEASLPVKHEVNEEKVKDMTVEWPRLVQLTPTDEGISLRQAFNDYVMMFSRRYHFTSTMAPFASRKIGVEWFTQQLPLEMQKDENIFLDVWESFLTPGLLFSHHNVTKTQIALIVYQPNLVARQFGLIQIKPRPIFPKKGSIIFYNSLHNEDKSKELSKKLTDDSLDIRPVIFRPYFLCTPEFDEWWKDYYSTRFFDVTAFTTHLTNAFAFVQDRTKKAVKIPTKKASVEASPSVAKKPSTKVSRKPPPVQKRKKEEEKVSNEESGDESPEPNPLPQEKTKNKRVSSQRSIVKSAKKDSSSTPTAKLQSKDTESGKSSFNTEIPEKQFTVGGKSTDKNKPKPDSGSVLKTVSSTSTSPKDSTKGSTMEMALTKINHEPEKTLEETVQEEDIPKNDHDR, via the exons ATGATTGTTGGAAATCAACAATACGTTCCTGAACCTCCCAATGAGAGAGAGAAGGAATGTATCTACAAATCCCAGGTATTAATTCTTGTTCTTGTTTCTG GTGCTGGAGTAAAACCTCAACCTCAAGAAAAAACTGTAGAACAAATTGACCCACAAAGTTCGACTGATGATGGAGAGTTGAATTTAACTTATTTGAATTATGCTAGGATCTTTAGAACTTGTCCATGGTCGAAAGACCCTTCAGACTATTTATCGTGGCTAGATAAGGTTGAAAAGATTAAAGGAGATCTCTGGAAGGAAATAGGCATTTTCGACCTCATTCAattgtcgagagtaggacccaacATTTTCCCCAATATGCTTTTAGCTTCCCTCTATTTTTGGGATAGTACCTATAACACTtttcaccttccttgtgggatggtCACACCCACTCTCTTCGACGCAACAGCCATCGTTGGCCTTCGCCCCAATGGGATAGATTTCGACCCCACCAACCTAAATGAAGATTCTATAGCTTTCGACACTAGCTTTGCTCCATACTCTTTATTCATGTCTCATTATCATGACAAGGATACCACAGAAGTCTCGGATGTCGAACATATAGCCTTTTTGACTCTATGGCTAACAAAATATGTGTTTTTCTCCCGTTCCCTCCAAGTTGCCAAAAGATTCATCACTATGGCCAATCAGTTTCACGCAGGAACCAAACTATGCTTAAGTGAAATGATTTTGGCGAATCTTTACGAATCCTTGAGTGAGAGTGTAAAGTTTTTGAAAACCATCAAAGACAGAGGTAAAATCAATTTGTCAGGACCTTTCTGGCTTTTAcaattatggctcaatgccacctttgAAGCTTCTCTTCCTGTAAAACACGAAGTGAACGAAGAAAAAGTGAAGGACATGACTGTCGAATGGCCTAGGTTGGTGCAActaacgccaactgatgaaggaattagccttcgacaagctttcaaCGATTATGTCATGATGTTTTCCAGAAGGTATCAttttacttcgaccatggcacccTTTGCTAGTAGAAAAATTGGAGTTGaatggtttacccaacaactgcctttGGAAATGCAGAAGGATGAGAATATATTTTTGGATGTTTGGGAATCATTTTTAACCCCCGGGCTCCTTTTTTCCCATCATAACGTGACCAAAACCCAAATAGCTTTGATAGTCTACCAACCCAATCTCGTTGCTAGACAGTTTGGCTTGATCCAAATAAAACCTCGACCCATCTTCCCAAAGAAAGGATCTATCATTTTTTACAACTCCCTTCATAATGAAGATAAGAGCAAAGAGTTGTCGAAGAAGCTAACTGATGATTCTCTTGATATTCGACCAGTGATCTTTCGACCATATTTTCTCTGtactcctgagtttgatgaatggtggaaggattattattcTACCAGATTTTTTGACGTAACAGCCTTCACCACACATTTAACAAATGCTTTTGCTTTcgtgcaggatcggaccaaaaaag ccgtaAAGATCCCTACCAAGAAAGCTTCTGTCGAAGCGTCACCAAGTGTTGCTAAGAAAccttcgacaaag gtaagtcgaaagCCCCCACCAGtccaaaaaagaaagaaagaagaggAGAAAGTTTCCAATGAAGAATCTGGTGATGAATCTCCAGAGCCAAACCCCCTTCCTCAGGAGAAGACAAAAAACAAGAGGGTATCTTCCCAAAGATCCATTGTTAAGTCAGCTAAAAAAGATTCTTCAAGTACTCCAACTGCCAAACTTCAGTCGAAGGATACAGAGAGTGGGAAATCTAGTTTTAATACTGAGATTCCTGAG AAACAATTCACTGTCGGAGGAAAATCTACAGATAAAAACAAACCAAAACCTGATAGTGGTTCTGTTCTCAAAACTGTCAGCTCGACGTCCACTTCTCCGAAGGATTCGACAAAAGGATCAACAATGGAGATGGCGCTGACAAAAATTAATCATGAACCTGAGAAAACTCTGGAAGAGACAGTCCAAGAAGAAGATATCCCCAAAAATGATCATGACAGATAG